From Carya illinoinensis cultivar Pawnee chromosome 5, C.illinoinensisPawnee_v1, whole genome shotgun sequence, one genomic window encodes:
- the LOC122308740 gene encoding nodulin-related protein 1-like, translating to MDYSDSHNKPNTNLQEHDPQKHRQPSNSELMASAKLVAEAAQSTLSQENDKVDKGRVAGAAEDLLDAASRYGKLEEKSYGNYVEKAETYLHQYHSSHSSTTSTDSGHSATQTADSAPPSGDDGQSGSGYGDYLKMAEGFLKKR from the coding sequence ATGGATTATTCAGATTCCCACAACAAACCAAACACCAACCTCCAAGAACACGACCCTCAGAAGCACCGCCAACCATCCAACAGTGAGCTCATGGCCAGCGCCAAGCTGGTGGCGGAGGCCGCCCAATCCACTCTGAGCCAGGAGAACGACAAGGTTGACAAGGGCAGGGTTGCTGGTGCCGCTGAAGACCTTCTAGACGCTGCCTCTCGCTACGGAAAGTTGGAAGAAAAGAGCTATGGCAATTATGTGGAAAAGGCGGAGACTTATCTCCACCAGTACCACTCCTCCCATTCCTCCACCACTTCCACTGATTCCGGTCACTCTGCAACCCAAACTGCAGACTCAGCACCACCGAGTGGTGATGATGGCCAATCTGGAAGTGGTTATGGGGATTACCTCAAGATGGCTGAAGGTTTCTTGAAGAAACGTTGA
- the LOC122308729 gene encoding nodulin-related protein 1-like: protein MDYSDSHNKPNTNLQEHHPQRHRQPSTSELIASAKLVAEAAKSSLSNENDKVDKGRVAGAAEDLLDAASRYGKLEEKSYGKYVEKAETYLHQYHTSHSSTTSTGSGHSATQTAHSAPPSGDDGHSGSGYGDYLKMAEGFLKKR, encoded by the coding sequence ATGGATTATTCAGATTCCCACAACAAACCAAACACCAACCTCCAAGAACACCACCCTCAGAGGCACCGCCAACCATCCACCAGTGAGCTCATCGCCAGTGCCAAGCTGGTGGCGGAGGCCGCCAAATCCTCTCTGAGCAACGAGAACGACAAGGTTGACAAGGGCAGGGTCGCTGGTGCCGCTGAAGACCTTCTAGACGCTGCCTCTCGCTACGGAAAGTTGGAGGAAAAGAGCTATGGCAAGTATGTCGAAAAGGCGGAGACTTATCTCCACCAGTACCACACCTCCCATTCCTCCACCACTTCCACTGGTTCCGGTCACTCTGCAACCCAAACCGCACACTCAGCACCACCGAGTGGTGATGATGGCCATTCTGGAAGTGGGTATGGGGATTACCTCAAGATGGCTGAAGGTTTCTTGAAGAAACGTTGA
- the LOC122310993 gene encoding remorin 1.4-like — translation MDALLKQTRLRLSGVHKEKTEEAGSTRDRRIPIQKSQSFKEKKKSQNWIQRQFSRQMSREYHSDNGIERAAAVAAAAFAIKRLEETHFPDPKKTSKRPETSLTAIKSIKEDKPSLAAEPGRTSKRFSGETSLKIPGSQESEFPITATTTAKAPIQLVPSIKRTPTLAEQSRSNIAMNPETTPPKSEPPVTFKPTIPPNEIQRQSSSKPWTPTTVTRQQSSMGSVIEETKADAWEKAESARIKDRFEKQKSTITSWEEKKKAKARRKLDRTESELERRRLHALDEFRDDIEFIDQIAGGARVKAEEKRNKKENKAREKAKKIRTTGKEPKTCCCF, via the exons ATGGACGCTTTGCTGAAGCAAACGAG GTTGAGACTTTCTGGTGTCCACAAGGAAAAGACTGAAGAGGCTGGGAGCACTAGGGATCGAAGAATACCAATTCAGAAGTCTCAAAGTTTCAAAG AGAAGAAGAAATCTCAGAACTGGATCCAAAGACAGTTCTCTAGGCAAATGAGTCGGGAGTATCACTCAGACAATGGAATAGAGCGTGCAGCCGCAGTAGCAGCTGCAGCATTTGCCATCAAGAGACTTGAAGAAACACACTTCCCAGATCCAAAAAAGACAAGCAAACGACCCGAAACCTCTTTGACTGCAATCAAGAGTATAAAGGAGGATAAACCAAGTTTGGCAGCAGAACCTGGGAGAACATCCAAGCGATTCTCAG GGGAAACATCACTCAAAATTCCTGGAAGCCAAGAAAGCGAGTTTCCAATAACTGCAACAACAACAGCAAAGGCGCCCATACAGCTTGTCCCTTCAATTAAaaggactccaactcttgctgagCAGTCGAGAAGCAACATCGCTATGAACCCCGAAACTACGCCACCGAAATCTGAACCTCCTGTCACCTTTAAACCAACAATACCACCAAACGAAATCCAAAGGCAGAGTTCATCAAAACCTTGGACCCCAACAACTGTTACCAGACAGCAGAGTTCAATGGGATCTgtaattgaagaaacaaaagcaGATGCTTGGGAGAAAGCTGAGTCGGCTAGGATCAAGGACAG GTTTGAGAAGCAGAAATCCACGATAACTTCCtgggaggaaaagaagaaggcaAAAGCCAGACGCAAACTAGATAGGACAGAG AGTGAACTGGAGAGAAGGAGGTTACATGCCTTAGACGAATTCCGGGATGACATAGAATTCATTGATCAGATTGCAGGAGGAGCAAGAGTGAAGGCAGAAGAAAAgcgaaataaaaaagagaacaaagcaagagaaaaggcaaaaaaaattagaactacGGGCAAAGAACCAAAGACGTGTTGCTGCTTCTGA
- the LOC122310115 gene encoding protein FAR-RED IMPAIRED RESPONSE 1-like — translation MSDYFGPVPTWLPTFLPYLNAGYSFQHIMEPSTSISNTSFATSKIVGSELNNRSDGGETEAPCGFPIAEKCTEDRPNLTESNNGSAEKSQNVQVVDDDMIEEPKSGMEFNFFEELLSYYKEYGKKCGFGVMTKQTEREEDESVRYVTLACARGGKAQNRTLNVANPRSTRKMECKARWSASVDDNTNDLVGIRTNKSFGSLVAGAGGFENLPFLKKDCHNYIDKARHLRLGVGGVGALRQYFLRMQYKNSRFFYTMDIDDDGRLKNIFWADSRSRAAYQYFGDVVTFDTTYLTNRYGMPFAPFVCVNHHGQSILLGAGLISSEDTETFVWLFETWLQCMDGIAPKVIIINQDRVMKNAIAIVFPNTRHRFFLWHILKKVLEKLGSYGS, via the exons ATGTCTGATTACTTTGGACCAGTGCCTACGTGGTTACCAACTTTTCTACCATATCTG aATGCTGGTTACTCATTTCAACATATCATGGAACCTTCGACTTCTATCAGCAATACAAGCTTTGCTACAAGCAAAATAGTTGGTTCAGAGCTCAATAATAGATCTGATGGTGGGGAAACTGAAGCGCCATGTGGATTTCCTATAGCTGAAAAATGTACTGAGGATAGACCAAATCTTACGGAATCTAATAATGGCAGTGCCGAGAAATCTCAAAATGTACAAGTGGTTGATGATGATATGATTGAGGAGCCAAAGTCGGGAATGgagtttaatttctttgaaGAGCTATTAAGTTATTATAAGGAATATGGTAAGAAATGtgggtttggggtgatgacaaaACAGACTGAGAGGGAAGAAGATGAGTCTGTTAGATACGTCACTCTTGCTTGTGCCCGTGGTGGGAAGGCCCAGAATAGGACATTGAATGTTGCCAACCCACGTTCGACAAGAAAGATGGAATGTAAGGCAAGATGGAGTGCTTCGGTTGACGACA ATACAAATGATTTGGTTGGCATCCGAACGAATAAGAGTTTCGGATCTCTTGTTGCTGGCGCGGGTGGATTCGAGAATCTCCCATTTTTGAAAAAGGATTGTCataattatattgataaggCAAGACATCTACGACTTGGCGTAGGTGGTGTTGGAGCGCTCCGACAATACTTTTTACggatgcaatacaagaattCTAGGTTCTTCTATACGATGGATATAGATGATGACGGGAGGTTAAAGAACATCTTTTGGGCAGACTCTCGTAGTAGAGCAGCGTACCAATATTTCGGCGATGTGGtcacattcgacaccacatacctAACGAATCGatatgggatgccctttgcaccatttgtttgTGTAAACCATCATGGGCAGTCAATTTTGTTGGGAGCAGGCTTGATTTCCAGCGAGGATACCGAGACATTTGTGTGGTTATTCGAGACATGGTTGCAATGCATGGATGGTATAGCTCCGAAAGTTATTATCATTAATCAAGATAGAGTAATGAAAAATGCAATCGCAATTGTCTTTCCAAATACCCGgcatagattttttctttggcATATACTGAAGAAAGTTCTTGAGAAGCTTGGCTCATATGGTTCCTAA
- the LOC122310116 gene encoding protein FAR1-RELATED SEQUENCE 5-like, whose translation MLFDINEDLKGTTIVLDDEVQVEAPRSGMKFESENELVAYYKKYVKQEGFGVKTHRTKRDDDGRPMYVTIGCALGGKYQPKNINMSKPCATTKMDCKTKVNAMLNKNDKWLITTVESAHNHITISPKKTRLLRSHKRLDDYSPRILDLNDRAGIRMNKNYFSLIVDVGGFENLDFQEKDCRNFIDNARHLRWVKQVAGDALNVYFQRMRNQNDGFVSSMDVDDDGRLRNVFWVDARSRAAYEYFGDVEMFLLQMSQCFYFPKGLSNLASSSVRGIMASLLEQELRKSNSSLPLLSFTCVISVPYAVYLLNRVEKLRQENGNLYRLCGVKEVHGGSLKDLPFEHNSPEKYFTCAAGRTVVM comes from the exons ATGTTATTTGACATAAATGAAGATTTAAAGGGTACCACTATTGTCCTGGATGATGAGGTACAGGTTGAAGCACCAAGATCCGGAATGAAATTTGAGAGTGAGAATGAGCTTGTGGCCTATTATAAGAAATATGTCAAGCAAGAGGGATTTGGTGTAAAGACGCATAGGACTAAgagagatgatgatgggagACCGATGTATGTGACCATTGGTTGTGCCCTTGGTGGAAAATACCAACCTAAGAACATTAATATGTCGAAGCCATGTGCAACAACTAAAATGGATTGTAAAACAAAGGTAAATGCGATGTTGAACAAGAACGACAAATGGCTTATCACTACAGTTGAAAGTGCACACAACCATATTACTATCAGTCCCAAGAAGACAAGACTCTTGCGATCTCACAAGCGTCTAGATGACTACAGTCCAAGGATCCTCGACCTCAATGATAGAGCCGGGATtcgaatgaacaagaattatttttctcttatcGTTGACGTGGGGGGTTTTGAAAATCTAGATTTTCAAGAGAAAGATTGTCGGAATTTCATTGACAATGCTAGACATTTAAGATGGGTAAAGCAGGTGGCCGGCGATGCCCTTAATGTGTATTTTCAAAGAATGAGAAATCAGAATGATGGCTTCGTTTCTTCCATGGATGTCGATGATGATGGAAGGTTACGGAATGTGTTTTGGGTTGATGCACGGAGTCGAGCTGCCTATGAGTATTTCGGAGACGTT GAGATGTTTCTTCTTCAAATGAGCCAATGCTTTTATTTCCCAAAAGGACTTTCCAACCTAGCATCATCCAGCGTAAGAGGAATCATGGCTTCTTTGCTCGAGCAAGAATTACGCAAAAGCAACTCATCTTTGCCTCTG CTCAGTTTCACTTGTGTAATATCTGTACCTTATGCAGTTTATCTACTGAACAGAGTCGAAAAACTCCGA CAAGAGAATGGCAACCTTTATAGACTTTGTGGTGTTAAAGAGGTTCATGGTGGCAGCTTGAAGGATTTGCCATTTGAACATAATAGCccagaaaaatattttacttgtgCTGCAGGTAGAACTGTTGTGATGTAA
- the LOC122310994 gene encoding uncharacterized protein LOC122310994 — protein sequence MWKFASNAIASIGLKKNSLESTRACPECSDDEVCSNTSRDEGLECPICWESFNIVENVPYVLWCGHTLCKNCVLGLQLAVFKFPTQQITIPFFISCPWCHLLSFRLIYKGNLKFPRKNFFILWMVESLNGDRLKFSSSSHGDNQPIWSPRCNFALGNQATNGNQRRAPSTHGSRHRVSSNDNGGSNVERHQIYLHNFLDFFIHFTSKFPLVIIFLLIAFFAVPGCAVILVLYLVVTLVFAIPSFLVLYFAYPTLERLVREITS from the coding sequence ATGTGGAAATTTGCTTCAAATGCCATTGCAAGCATTGGACTGAAGAAAAACTCATTAGAGTCCACTCGAGCTTGTCCAGAGTGCTCAGATGATGAGGTGTGTTCGAATACTAGCCGAGATGAAGGACTGGAATGCCCAATATGCTGGGAATCTTTCAACATTGTTGAGAATGTGCCCTATGTCTTATGGTGCGGTCACACTCTCTGCAAAAATTGTGTCTTGGGGCTTCAATTGGCTGTGTTTAAATTCCCTACCCAACAAATCACGATTCCATTCTTCATTTCCTGTCCATGGTGCCATCTGCTATCATTCCGGCTAATTTATAAGGGAAATCTAAAGTTCCCTCGCaaaaatttctttattctttggaTGGTTGAGAGCTTGAATGGTGATCGATTAAAGTTTAGTTCCTCCTCCCACGGGGACAATCAACCAATTTGGTCTCCAAGATGCAATTTTGCACTTGGAAATCAAGCTACCAATGGTAACCAAAGAAGGGCCCCTTCTACTCATGGATCTAGACATCGGGTGTCCAGCAATGATAATGGTGGCAGCAATGTGGAGCGACACCAAATTTACCTTCACAATTTTCTGGATTTCTTCATTCACTTTACATCAAAGTTCCCTTTGGTCATCATATTTCTTCTGATTGCCTTTTTTGCAGTACCTGGCTGTGCTGTCATCTTGGTCCTCTACTTGGTAGTAACACTAGTTTTTGCAATCCCATCTTTCTTGGTATTGTATTTTGCATACCCTACTTTGGAGAGGCTGGTAAGAGAAATAACCTCATGA